TTCCATAAATGTTCTGCACATAGTCAACAATAATACCTTTTATCGTCAGCGTCACAGATTTTGTCACTCTCCCAACTTCATTGATGGCATCACAGCTGTAAACACCAGCATGGGTTGACGTGGCTCCTGTGATGTGGATGAGCTTCTGGCGCCCCCAGgtgatgtttttcatatttaCTGCAGGGCTGGAGGTCCAAAGGATCTCAGGGACAGGGTTGCCCTCAGCACTGCAGTCAATAATCACATTTTCACCCAGGTTCACCTCCTTCTTGTACGTTCCCTCCTTGAACACGGGGACATCTGTTGGAGAAAAGGGGGAGTATTGAGAAGAAGAACATATAATCCCAGATCCTGTATTCATAGTCAACTAAACATTATACTGTACAAAGACAAATAGGCTACATTTTTGTGATTCCAAACAATAACACGTACACAAAACTTCAAGATGTAGAACGTGATTGGCTGTTCCATGTTTGTTGGTTGCAAAGAGTGAGTAATTGCCACTATCGTGCTTTGTCCAGCGCTGTAAAGAATCAATCTCATGTCCATCTTTATTCCAGGTGATGGTAGGTTTAGGAATTCCCTCTGGTTCACACAGGATCCTACCATTCTCATTCTCTTTAACCTTGTAGTGATGTTTACACGAAAATAAAGGGCCATCTGTAAACATTgtattaaaatagtttttcagaataaataatggaaacagaaatattaatttatcaagCAGGTCTGATATACTCACATTCGACTGTGATAACGATAGAGGTGGTGCTCCTGCCAAGGCTATTGTAAATTTCGGCTGTGTAGTTCCCTGATTGAGTCCTGTTGAGGGGCTCAGACGCATTGATCAGGTCTCCATCAAAGTACCACATCACAATGGGTGGAGGGTTCCCATCAGCTAGACAGGGCAACTTGTCCATACTAAACTCATGCTCCACACCACCGTAATGGCCTGGACAAGCTTTCAGCACTGGTTTATCTACAATTAAATATTAGCATACAGTACAATAATCAAAACTGCAAATTAATAGGATGTTTTTAGTtagtaaaaaactgaaataaatatataagtaGACAACTCACAGTGCACAACAGCCATGTAAGGAGATGAAGTTACAGTAGTGTCCGTCTCTGGTCCATTTTGTCCAAGCTGTAGCTCAGCCTTGCATATGAAAGGTGCTCCGTTGTGATCTCCCACCGGAGTGACTCTTAAGGTAGAGGACACATCTACTGGGACCTTACTGGTCTCGTTAAACACGTCTGTGTGCACAGTTTCATTGCCGCGGTACCACGTCACTTTGAGCTTCTGCACAGGAGCCACATTGATGATGTCACAATTCAAGTGGTACTCTGTGCCCTCCACCATCGGCCCATCATCCAACGCAGAGACTGACACAATGTCTGGAGTCTCTGCAAATAAAGCGGGGGAAATAATTAATAGGAAAAAATTTATACATTTCATAATTACTCAGCTTTTGAAGTGGAACTCTTTAAAGAGTTTCTGTAAGCTACAGACATCATTAATTAACTTTACATTATTGTGTCAAACATTTTGTAGAACAATCCCATCAAGATGAAGACAGAAGATAACATAGTATAGTCTTTAGCTTTGTACTCACTATAAAGAGTAATGGTTAGCTTCTTAGAACACTGGTTATTATTTTTTAGGTTAATGAAACACAAAGGTGTTATCTGCCAGTCTTCCAGTTTTTCAACTTTCCAGGTGACAGCAGGATCTGAACTTGACGTGGCTCCAACTGGTGCCTCCCAGCCTATTTGTTGAACATCTGCATCTGTGCTGCAGTTAACTGAAGCTGGATCTCCAAATCTCACCACCATTTCAGCAGGCGTCACTACTATGGGACAACCTGCCATTCAAAAGTATGCATATTCAATCAGAGCTTCATTTTGTTgcacaataaatacatattcCACATCTAAGCTAATAATAAAGGACACAAGGATGTATACCTTTAGGTATCACATGAACATGGATTTGTCTATTTATTCTTCCCAGATAGTTGGTAGCTGTGCAGTTGCAGGCTGTGCTGGTGATTACTGTGATGCTGAGATTATTTGTGTTCTCCAAGATATTTAACCCATCACATGTCCAATGAAAGTGGGGAGGAGGGTGCCCCTCAGCGTCACAGTTCAGGGTGACAATGTCTGCCTCATCCACATAGACATCTTCCGTTTTGCTCTTGAGCTCAGGAGCATCTGAAGAGGCAAACAAAGGCTtgttatttacacaaatatttacaTGTTAGAGAACCATATCGAGGAAATTTACAACATTTCTGCTTATCTGGAAACAACAGTGTTCACTTACAGTGCAAGGCTACAATGTATGTGTCAGAAGTAACAGGTTGTGGTCCATGTGGCCCAAAGTCCAGCTGAGCCTCACATCTGAACTTAGCTCCGTTTTCTTCTCTGCGGATGTTGACTACAAAAGTAGAAGACTCATTTACTGGTGTTTTGGTTGGGTTGGGGAACGAGTCTTCCCTGATGGCTTGATTGTTTTTGTACCACCTCACAGTGAGGTTTTGAACAGGAGCAACATTTTTGATATCACACTGCAGTTCAAATGGTGTCTCTTCCTCGATAGGTACAGACCGTGCAGAAAAAACACGGACCATTTCTGGATTCTCtatcaaaacaaaatgagatGTAGATTAttgttttggctgtttttctttccattacATAATACTCATTTGAAATTACACTTACTGTATACAGTGATTTTAAGGTCTTTGCTGCATTCATAAGTGCCAGTTAGATTTATTTTGCACTCTGCCTTTACATTCCAGTTTGACAGTGACACTTGGATAGAACTATTGTCATATTCCACTGGATGGTCTGTGTTTCCAACAGTCCAGTACATCCCCGCATGATTGTCCTCTGTGCTGATGCAGTTAACCACCACTGACTCTTCATATCCATATATAACCTCAGGGGGATCCAGGGTGAGAGGGTTGAGGTCAGTGGGGCATAAATTGTCTGCATCTGTTGATGTACAAAATGGTAACGCATTTATTGGACATTAAAATTTGACTTTGCTGCACTCTGGTGGCTCAGAGTGCCAATGCATGCCAATCACACTTGGACTGAGTGTGAGGCTGAATTCCAGCTCACAGTACTCATGTTTCCAGTGATAACAGTGCTGAATCACAGATCTGTCGTACAAATTTCACCACTGTGCAATCAGCACTGACACCAGGTCCTTacataattaattttaaaacattcaaaaaagatTGATTCTCCTGTATGCAGTAATAGTCATGCTAAACATTATGATACATGTTTGTAATTTAATAGATAGTCTCTTGAGATAAACATCTtattttaggattttaaaaagcaCAGCTATACAACATTTTcataagtttattttttatatacattatattatactataccaTATAAGAGcctattatatactgtacatacaatacTTGATTATATTGCACCATGCCATACCATATTACACTTGATATTCTATGTTATACAGCTTTAATATactatattgtatttttactgttgctACTATTACATTGGACCTTATGTGGTCAACTGTAAATCATACATTAATATGTAAAATGTCTTCCTTTCTACATAATATACTATTTTGGATTACGATTTAGCAATTTAACATTGACCACACTAAGTATCATCACTTAATCACAGTATATGTTAATCTGGTGTACAGTTCACATAATAGCAGCAAGTCATGTCATGTGACACGGTATAATTCATACTGTGTTACTCACCTCGGAACTTTGTCTTTAATTGCTTTTATATAgttaatatctttttttaattattccctTATGATGATATTACatacttattattttatttattctataGTTTTTTTCActctatttttacatttctatttATCTGTAGTTATGTCTGTCTTTGTGCAGCTGAAACACCTAAATTTCCCGTTTAGGGACTAATAAAGGCTCATCTTTACAGAAGATATTTATGTACCGTATTACAGTAGTATTTACATACCGTATGCTGTTTTGTTAAACATCTGTGTTGTGCTAAGACTATAGTTGATTTGCTAAATTGTtcttatcatttttatttcaaaatggaCTCCATTCACCACACTCACTGCCGTTAATATGGTTTACAACTGTCAGTATAGCGGAAGTTTCTACCACAAACATTGTACTTTTGCCAATTAAAATCTCAAAGTTTGAATTACATCTAAAGAAGGcacactttttttaatctgttttctttattgttcaaaaaagtcaaagactACATACATGACATTTTCTTTAGATTGTCTTcattaaaaggaaattaaagtggTATCGCTCAAAATCGCTCTTTTCACTCTTGCTGGTAAGCTATTGAAACTATAGGCAAGCAAGAAACTACCTTagaatttttatgttttatcccCAGCCCCagcacaaaaaaagttataacaTTTCAGACCCACACAGAGCTCCTGTTGAGCATCACTCACCACACAGGGAAAGCATGAGCATGAGGAAGCCCAACATCCTGAGAGGCAGCATGCTGGATGAGCATGCGGGAGGAAGAAGGTGGATGGCAGAGGTGAGGTGTGTTTCAGAAAGGACCCGTTAATGCCCAGCTTCAGTACCTGGATAAGATTAAATCTGGCTCAGAGCTGGCCCTGATGGGAAGGACCTGTTGCTGATGGTTACACGAGTTTAGAACAATAAAAAGAACGAAGGCTATACCAGGGGAAATTCTACGCCCTGAACAGGAAATGCCTGCCAAACGGAAATGTGACACCCTAACCACAGTTTGCTTTTCGTGGAACCACACTCTTCTTTTTCAATATTCTGtttaacatttactgtatttttctaTTAACAACGGTCATGCAGGAGCTACTTtgacatcattttatttttttattttgaacatttgtaCAAATTGGAAcattaatttttgacaggaaattGCACAACAGAGGACAGACATGTCAACACAGTACATGTTAGTCATTATCCAATGATTCACAGCCTCTGGTCAACATGTAGAGACCCTTTTTACTGGCTCAACACTGTACAGGGATAACACTGAAACATATTCATTAAGGCGATATACATCTGTCTGCAGCCGTTCATCAATATGTTTCTTACATGTCCGTAATGCAACTATGTTATGTGGGTTTGATCATCATGGAAACTCGTTTGAGAGAGTAGGACCCTCCGTGGAACTCTGCCCAGTAGACCCCATCCTGGTAACGGCTGCGGTAGTGTCCACCCCGATACCACACACCATTTAGATTGGAGTGTGCACACATGTGGTACCACCAGCCTCCTTTTTGAAAATGAGCGCAGTTACCTGTTGACACAACAGATGAACAGGCTTATTaacagaaaaatgtcaaaatatcaATAGAGAGCTAACAGATAGATCCAATGGGAGAGCAGACCGGTATAGCCATCCTTGTCTCGATCCAGGGTGGTGAAGGCCTTGTTGTTGTGCCATGAGAGGGAGTCCCCTGCGGTGCCGTGGTATTGTCCTAACCGCAGTCGGTACCAATCGCTCTCCGGCTCCAGGTGAAAGCTGTCATACTCAGCAAACACCTGCCGGCCCTGCCAGTCCTCCAAAGCCACCCGTAGCTTATATTGGGCCTGTTTAGTTAGCCAGTAGAGGTGTTCCAGGCCAAGCCAGTACTCTCCGTCTAGGTTCCCAAAGCCTTGCTGTAACACAGCAACAAACCGgtttcatcttgtttttttccctctgacTCTAGTGCAGCAGGTCAACATTTTCACTACTGGATTGGAACAACAATTGTAATTTGGTGATCTCCTGACTATTTGGCTattagtgaaatgtctcaacaatcATTAACTTCCCCCACAAGATCATAAAGTAATAAAATTGATGATGCGCTAGTCTGGCTTTTCAACTAGCACCATCCTCAGGTCAAAATGTCAATTTGTCCAAATACTTTGATTTATGACAAATACCTGCAAAGCTTATGACGTTCCCATCAGCTTTTGCTGTGGTTTGTGTTTGGTGctatttttaaatgtcagcATGCAAACACACTTAACTAAGAATCACCTTATACTGCTCCCAAGTCCTGAAGAAGTTGACCGAGCCATCCTGTCTCCTCTGGATGACCGTCCACCCTCCCTGAGCCCGACTCTGCTCGCACCAGGCCTGCAGGAGGCGGTTGGCACTCTGTGGACGGAGCAGGTAGATCCCGCTGGTGGTCTCGCCTGATTCCAGCACATGCTGACAGTCCCGCCAAGGCCCTGAGATGGGAGAAAAGTATACGCAACCAGGTGAGGCTGGAGGAGCCATAATAAGAAAAGCATAATGCAGATACATTATGCAATATGGCAAATAGCTCTTAGTTGGAGTTGATTAGTTTAAGGAGCAACAGATTCAAATCAAGACATACTGGATCTTATcaacctgtaaaaaaaaatttctttTCATAGCAAACCTTTGAGTCAGTTAATAAAGGCTTACTaagaaagaagcagaaaatAATAGCTAGCAAAATTAAAGCCAAAATCAAAGCCTTTGGCTCACATAATAAACTTCAATGTTTCAAACGTTCTGGAAAGTAAACGCAACTATAGCCTAAAGCATGtggattattattaatattagtcAGTTCTATTCTGTTATTTACTGTTACTATAATTGTTACTGTTTATTGTGTCTTTGCATTATAcctgctataattattattagtCATACTTCTTCTCTTACCCTGTGTCTAGACCCACTCCATtggtaaagtgtcctgagataacatCTGTTTTGATgagacactataaataaaattgaatttaaatgtttaaatagcTTCTTTAGACCTTAcaatgctctgttttttttaattgtaaaccTTAACTGCAAGCTGCCCGGACCTATGCAGAGATTCTGCTCTAATTAATTCAACTGGGTTTGCTCCAACCTACAGCTGACAAAACAGgacacaaaatgtaaacatttcctGTGTCATGGGACACACAGATCAACGTGAGCTTATTGAATAGCAAACGTGAGCTAGATCACTTACTTTTGTGAGTGGACAGGCttctggggacttattttgtgCAAAACTCATTGCTTTTTCACAGACTTTAACTCAGTAGTGGCAATTTTTGGAAAACACAAGGGTGCCTGTTAAGATGGTTTTGGAATTCGGAATCCAAATTGGTTTTAGTGTCAGGAAGATCACAGAAATTTAGCAACTCCATCTTATCTTTTTAGAGCTGTGGAATTTTTCCCCCAGACACATGTTCAGTGTCTTGTGTCACAGTGATAAGATGAACATAGGAATCTGCACGTAGAAATTGTATACGTGGAGGAAGCTCTTCCACACTAAGGGCTAATGCCAACATCCCTGATAAGCATTCATAGTCCATGCTCAGTTACATTTATACTGAGATTGTGAGATTAGGATTTTGGCAATGTCTTTAAGCACACCTTTTAGCAGGAGTTGAGTCACACACCAAAGGTAGAGTCACTTTGGTTGTGCTTACTTATTGGAAAGACTGCTCAATTTTCACCCTGTTATTTCAAACATTCCAGTTGTGCAAGTATACAGCAGCCGTGTCATTTAAAACTCCAACAAATGCTGTGGTTCATGAGTGTGTCTTCATTATGAAGTCCTGTCCATTTTTAAAGAGCTGCTGGCTGCTTTTGACATTGTTTAGGCATTCCCAGAGAGATAGGGCTCCCACCAGCAGGTCACTGACTCCTTCAGCTTCTTCTTATCGAAGCAGCTAAATAACTCTGACTGAAGATTGACACGCTTTTACACAGAGGTTTAAGTCTAATCGAGTGCTTCTACCATAAGACATGCTTTACGTTGATGTACCTGGAGTCTTTGTGACAGGGAAACTACTAAAAGGAGGGTCTGTGGTGTTGGCTGGAATGGTGGGGAGGGAAGGAATAGTTTTTCCCTGCTGTGGCGGAAGAGCACTTTGGTCTCTTTGAACATCATTGGTCATTTCGTTGGCTTCAGAGCTGTAATTAGGATGCACGTTAGGCTGGCTTTTGGGTGGTTCAGTTGTCACCTGTCcagaccaacacaaaaacaacataccACTCTCAATTACAGTTTAAAAACCTAATATAAATGTGCAACAAGCAGACCATAATATGTTCCTATACCAGAGAGGCCTGTGTGGAGTCCCTGCACTGGCACTGCTTCTCCAGACGAGCAATAAACTGGTTCTGGGAGCTCATCATGGAGGTGAGGGCTCCATATTTCTTCTCCAGCTCCCTGTAGTTACTGGACACCTGCAGCGCCTGATACGTTGCCCCACCCACAGAAGACATAAGGATGAGTTTGATTACGATTAGGAAAAGATGTAGCTTTGATGTGACAGTTCTCTGCTCACCTGTGTTGTAGCGTTTAGCAGGAGGTTCTCCACTCTCTGCTGCTCCAAAGCCTGGTCTTTCTTGTGGATGACTTCATGTAGCAGCTGGGCATAGAGCTGGGCAATGCGAGAATTCATGCTGCTACTCTCTTTGCGCAGGGCTCTTACCTCAGTGGCAAGTGACCCCTCCTGCTCCAGCTGGCCCTGGAGCTTCTCCAGCTGCTCCTGCTGTCGTCTGAGCTCCACCCGCAGCGCCACCACCTCCGACTGGTTGGTAGAAGCAGACTGCGTGTTCAAACACAGTGCACCTGTCAGTTTTTGTTGTGGAACTATGAAAGTGTAGGAGCAACGGCCTCCTTTTATTTCTGAAGATCGTGATGAACGTTTCTGAGTGTTCTCGCCATTAGCCCCCTCTTTCCATCCTCCGGCTCCTTGTATGTCCACGCAGAGCGTTAAGAAAAGAGTCAGACCTATTGTCAGTGTCTTCTCCATGAATGTTTTAAAGTTCTGAATACACCCTGGTAGGGGGAAAGGAGAGGACATGATTAGAATTACCACAGCaataacaacacaaaataacaactgATAAAAAGACATGAACTTTGTGTTCAAGGAAACAGCGTGTTTTTGGGTCTTGACTGTTGACCAGATGTTTCCTTGCAAAGGGAGAGTACACACATTTCACCCTGGCTGGAATTTATTATTAGCAGGTCAACACTGAAGGAACAACAGTCCACATCAACCAGCCAGAATAAACACACCTCCATCTCACGGTCAACAGAAGAGTTAGCTCCACATCCAGCCACAACAACCACAGTCAACACCATAAACACATGAATCCAAGTAGGTCAATATGGACATCTGACACAAGAAACTTCTTCTCACTGGTACCAAAGGTATACAGTGTATTTGCACgtcaaacaaatacttttttttctgcctaaaacaacaattttttaGAATGATTAAACAAGTGATTAAATGCAACTTGATGTCATAACCAGTACATTTCAGTCTACATTAAAGTGGATTACATTGACTTGCCGTAGCTGCTGAAAAGAAAGGTGTTCAGGACGTCTTTGTTCTCCTCCAGTGTGTATAACTGCAGCTCCCAGGATgcacaagtgtaaaaaaaaggcTAACGCATTTTCAAAATTCACATGTTCAAGGATCAGGAAGAGTCACATAAACAAGCCGCTTCTTCCCAAATCAAAGTTGTCTATGGCCCTCTGTAAAATGTTGAAGTGAAGATGAAGGCAGAACAATTGGGTTACGAATAAatcttgagaaaaaaacaaaaggatgaCACCCAAGTTTTGTTAGCAGCTAGACTACCTCTTCTTGTCCTGAAGTTCTGTCTCAGGATCTAGGAAGAGGGAACTAATTACAAACTATCTGATGACGCCGCCTCCCAGTACCTGCTCTTTAGCTGGATGTCTCCTCCCTCTGCTATCAACCatgccacacaccacacactctgtCCCATTGGGAGCGGAACTGGTGAGGTATTCACATGCATGGGTTTACTATTGGGCTCTAACTAacgattcttttttttggttttgttaatAGTTGTGTctataaaaatgtcagaaaataatgacaaaaagtgtatttaaaagtcttttgtttttgtcattttgtcaaCAGTCCCTAAATCAACATAGCCTgcatgacaaagaaaaacatcaaattcTCCCATTTGAAAAGCTAGTAACAGTAAATGCTTGTTGCATTtgccaaacaaaaaacaataatacaattattaaaattgtATCTTCAAGTAATCGTTTCAGCTAGTTTATACTTTTACCCGATAAAAGAAACATTCATGTTCTTTGTCTTCTGACGTGCAACATCAGCTTTAGAGCTATAGGGACTAATAGCTTGGCAACACATTGACGTGGCTTTATCTTTGACTAAAGTTTGCTGTAGGCAGTGGGAAAAGTACTCTTGCTTTTTTTACTTGAGAAAAGTGGCAAAGAAATCCCACATTCAAAGGTTTACAGAcgttaaaatacaaaaatacacttAAAGTATCTCTTTGGGCCCATTtcagagttttattttaaaaacgtgtcagaatattgaaatattattatatacagtacatacaatacataagcagcattttaatgcCACAGCTGGTTGAGGTGACACTCACATGAAAAATCTTATTTTGCAAAGGCCAATAGTCAAATACTTGCAatgcagtaaaaagtacaatatttgccttAAAAATGTAGTGAATcagaaagtgtcaaaaaaggTAAGCTTTCATTCAGTGCAGTAGATGCGTGCAGCTTTTAACCCACAGAGTAGACTGCAGCAGCACTGCAGCTTTGTGATGTATGTGATAACATAGCAATCTGGCcataagaacaaaacaaaatttaaaaaaaaatcctttttgatGAAATTACGTGTTGTGAGTTGGGATTTTCCATTTTGTTGCACTGATGGCCACACCCAATCTATGGAAGGGTTAGTATCTGTGTAGGGTGGGGAAAGCTCATGAAATAAGTTAGCAGACAAAACCGTCAGCTTTTTGACCTTAGAAATGCTATCCCAGCTGTTTGGCGTTTGCATGTAAAGCTGGTATTGCACCATGTTCTTTTGGCATTAGTGTTGTCAGTAAACACTTTGAAATAACATCCTTGAAATTGCAGAAGTTGCCATCCTGTAATATCTGCTGCTGACTGAGTTACAGATCTTGTGAAGCTCCTTCAATGATGGGGTGGAAGTGTGAcacataataattattattttcttgtttgtggTAGCCTATCACAGCAACGGGTGTTTTTGCCTTCCTGCATTTCATGGAACTAATAGCATCTTGTGgtctcaacatttttgttttgttactggTCTCTTGCTGTTCTCTGTTGCCACTTCCG
The nucleotide sequence above comes from Etheostoma spectabile isolate EspeVRDwgs_2016 chromosome 15, UIUC_Espe_1.0, whole genome shotgun sequence. Encoded proteins:
- the icam5 gene encoding hemicentin-2 isoform X1, which codes for MLPLRMLGFLMLMLSLCDADNLCPTDLNPLTLDPPEVIYGYEESVVVNCISTEDNHAGMYWTVGNTDHPVEYDNSSIQVSLSNWNVKAECKINLTGTYECSKDLKITVYKNPEMVRVFSARSVPIEEETPFELQCDIKNVAPVQNLTVRWYKNNQAIREDSFPNPTKTPVNESSTFVVNIRREENGAKFRCEAQLDFGPHGPQPVTSDTYIVALHYAPELKSKTEDVYVDEADIVTLNCDAEGHPPPHFHWTCDGLNILENTNNLSITVITSTACNCTATNYLGRINRQIHVHVIPKGCPIVVTPAEMVVRFGDPASVNCSTDADVQQIGWEAPVGATSSSDPAVTWKVEKLEDWQITPLCFINLKNNNQCSKKLTITLYKTPDIVSVSALDDGPMVEGTEYHLNCDIINVAPVQKLKVTWYRGNETVHTDVFNETSKVPVDVSSTLRVTPVGDHNGAPFICKAELQLGQNGPETDTTVTSSPYMAVVHYKPVLKACPGHYGGVEHEFSMDKLPCLADGNPPPIVMWYFDGDLINASEPLNRTQSGNYTAEIYNSLGRSTTSIVITVEYGPLFSCKHHYKVKENENGRILCEPEGIPKPTITWNKDGHEIDSLQRWTKHDSGNYSLFATNKHGTANHVLHLEVLYVPVFKEGTYKKEVNLGENVIIDCSAEGNPVPEILWTSSPAVNMKNITWGRQKLIHITGATSTHAGVYSCDAINEVGRVTKSVTLTIKDKTKEVSSTSKWWLVVFIAILILILLIFILIWVHKQCKKHGQYSFVPDKTNEGSDIPMTPSNGVHA
- the icam5 gene encoding vascular cell adhesion protein 1 isoform X2, which codes for MLPLRMLGFLMLMLSLCDADNLCPTDLNPLTLDPPEVIYGYEESVVVNCISTEDNHAGMYWTVGNTDHPVEYDNSSIQVSLSNWNVKAECKINLTGTYECSKDLKITVYKNPEMVRVFSARSVPIEEETPFELQCDIKNVAPVQNLTVRWYKNNQAIREDSFPNPTKTPVNESSTFVVNIRREENGAKFRCEAQLDFGPHGPQPVTSDTYIVALHYAPELKSKTEDVYVDEADIVTLNCDAEGHPPPHFHWTCDGLNILENTNNLSITVITSTACNCTATNYLGRINRQIHVHVIPKGCPIVVTPAEMVVRFGDPASVNCSTDADVQQIGWEAPVGATSSSDPAVTWKVEKLEDWQITPLCFINLKNNNQCSKKLTITLYKTPDIVSVSALDDGPMVEGTEYHLNCDIINVAPVQKLKVTWYRGNETVHTDVFNETSKVPVDVSSTLRVTPVGDHNGAPFICKAELQLGQNGPETDTTVTSSPYMAVVHYVPVFKEGTYKKEVNLGENVIIDCSAEGNPVPEILWTSSPAVNMKNITWGRQKLIHITGATSTHAGVYSCDAINEVGRVTKSVTLTIKDKTKEVSSTSKWWLVVFIAILILILLIFILIWVHKQCKKHGQYSFVPDKTNEGSDIPMTPSNGVHA
- the angptl6 gene encoding angiopoietin-related protein 6; this translates as MEKTLTIGLTLFLTLCVDIQGAGGWKEGANGENTQKRSSRSSEIKGGRCSYTFIVPQQKLTGALCLNTQSASTNQSEVVALRVELRRQQEQLEKLQGQLEQEGSLATEVRALRKESSSMNSRIAQLYAQLLHEVIHKKDQALEQQRVENLLLNATTQALQVSSNYRELEKKYGALTSMMSSQNQFIARLEKQCQCRDSTQASLVTTEPPKSQPNVHPNYSSEANEMTNDVQRDQSALPPQQGKTIPSLPTIPANTTDPPFSSFPVTKTPGPWRDCQHVLESGETTSGIYLLRPQSANRLLQAWCEQSRAQGGWTVIQRRQDGSVNFFRTWEQYKQGFGNLDGEYWLGLEHLYWLTKQAQYKLRVALEDWQGRQVFAEYDSFHLEPESDWYRLRLGQYHGTAGDSLSWHNNKAFTTLDRDKDGYTGNCAHFQKGGWWYHMCAHSNLNGVWYRGGHYRSRYQDGVYWAEFHGGSYSLKRVSMMIKPT